Proteins encoded within one genomic window of Brassica rapa cultivar Chiifu-401-42 chromosome A09, CAAS_Brap_v3.01, whole genome shotgun sequence:
- the LOC103837962 gene encoding glucan endo-1,3-beta-glucosidase 8 — translation MMVNPLALLVGLTILLDPLSIMVDGLGVNWGTMATHKLPPKTVVQMLKDNNINKVKLFDADETTMGALAGSGLEVMVAIPNDQLKVMGSYDRAKDWVRKNVTRYNFNGGVNITFVAVGNEPFLKSYNGTFINLTFPALQNIQNALNEAGLGNSIKATVPLNADVYDSPVSDPVPSAGRFRPDILGQMTQIVDFLGKNNAPITINIYPFLSLYGNDDFPINYAFFDGAQPIDDHGVSYTNVFDANFDTLVSSLKAVGHGDMPIIVGEVGWPTEGDKHANNGEAYRFYNGLLPRLGTNKGTPLRPTYIEVYLFGLLDEDAKSIAPGAFERHWGLFRFDGQPKFPLDLSGQGQNKLLIGARNVTYLPNKWCMFNPNAKDLTKLAQNIDFACTFSDCTALGYGSSCNGLDANGNASYAFNMYFQVKNQDEEACIFQGLATVTTQNISQGQCDFPVQIVASSSSYVSFSLVWLVAEVLLVLMF, via the exons AT GATGGTGAATCCGTTGGCTCTTCTCGTCGGATTGACAATCCTTTTAGATCCTCTGAGTATAATGGTAGATGGGCTGGGAGTTAACTGGGGGACAATGGCCACACACAAGCTCCCACCAAAGACAGTGGTTCAGATGCTCAAGGACAATAACATCAACAAGGTTAAGCTTTTCGACGCTGACGAGACCACCATGGGTGCGCTCGCCGGCTCGGGTCTCGAAGTGATGGTTGCTATCCCCAATGATCAGCTTAAGGTCATGGGAAGCTATGACCGAGCCAAGGATTGGGTTCGCAAGAACGTCACTCGTTATAACTTCAATGGTGGTGTCAATATCAC GTTTGTAGCAGTTGGGAACGAGCCGTTCCTCAAATCATACAACGGAACATTCATAAACCTCACGTTCCCTGCACTTCAAAACATCCAAAACGCTTTAAACGAAGCTGGACTAGGAAACTCCATCAAAGCAACGGTCCCTCTAAACGCAGATGTCTATGACTCACCAGTAAGTGACCCCGTCCCATCTGCTGGGAGATTCCGTCCTGATATCCTCGGTCAAATGACTCAGATCGTTGACTTTCTCGGCAAGAACAACGCACCCATCACAATCAACATCTACCCTTTCTTGAGTCTCTACGGGAACGATGACTTCCCAATCAACTACGCCTTCTTCGACGGTGCTCAACCAATAGATGACCACGGTGTTAGTTACACAAACGTTTTCGACGCCAACTTCGACACTTTGGTGTCGTCTTTGAAAGCTGTTGGCCATGGAGATATGCCGATCATCGTGGGAGAAGTCGGCTGGCCTACAGAGGGCGACAAACACGCAAACAACG GCGAAGCTTATAGGTTCTACAACGGGCTATTACCAAGGCTTGGAACAAACAAAGGAACTCCACTGAGACCAACCTACATTGAGGTCTACTTGTTCGGATTACTAGATGAAGACGCTAAAAGCATAGCACCAGGAGCGTTTGAGCGCCACTGGGGACTATTCAGATTCGACGGGCAGCCAAAGTTTCCTCTAGACCTCTCGGGACAAGGACAGAACAAGTTGCTGATTGGCGCGCGGAACGTGACGTATCTACCAAACAAGTGGTGTATGTTTAATCCAAATGCCAAGGACTTGACGAAGCTCGCTCAGAACATAGACTTCGCTTGCACTTTCTCGGATTGTACCGCGCTTGGTTATGgatcttcttgcaatggtcttGACGCGAACGGGAACGCTTCGTATGCGTTTAACATGTATTTTCAAGTGAAGAACCAAGATGAGGAGGCTTGTATCTTCCAAGGTTTGGCTACCGTTACTACGCAGAATATATCTCAGGGCCAATGTGATTTTCCTGTTCAGATTGttgcttcttcgtcttcttatGTGTCTTTTTCTTTGGTCTGGTTGGTCGCTGAAGTTTTGTTGGTCTTGATGTTTTGA
- the LOC103837960 gene encoding nucleosome assembly protein 1;2 isoform X1, producing MSSDKDNNLNMSDLTAALNEEDRAGLVNALKNKLQSLAGQHSDVLENLSPAVRKRVEVLRDIQNQHDEIEAKFFEERAALEAKYQKLYQPFYTKRYEIVTGVVEVEGAPEEAKTEQGEDKAAEEKGVPDFWLIALKNNEITAEEITERDEGALKYLKDIKWNRVEEPKGFKLEFFFDENPYFKNTVLTKTYHMIDEDEPILEKAIGTEIEWYPGKCLTQKILKKKPKKGSKNTKPITKTEECESFFNFFSPPQVPDDEEDLDDDMAEELQAQMEHDYDIGSTIKEKIISHAVSWFTGEAVDPDDLELDDDEIDEDDDEEDEEDDDEEDEDDDEEDEEEEQGKKSRKKSSAGHKKSGRSQLAEGQQGERPPECKQQ from the exons ATGAGCAGCGACAAGGACAACAACTTGAACATGTCTGATCTCACTGCCG CTCTTAACGAGGAGGATCGAGCGGGGCTTGTCAACGCTCTTAAG AACAAGTTGCAGAGTTTGGCTGGACAACACTCAGATGTCCTTGAGAACTTGAGTCCTGCTGTCAGGAAGCGTGTTGAGGTTCTTAGAGACATTCAG AACCAACATGATGAAATTGAAGCAAAGTTTTTCGAGGAGAGAGCAGCCCTAGAAGCTAAATATCAGAAATTGTATCAGCCTTTCTATACCAAG CGATATGAGATTGTCACCGGAGTGGTTGAAGTTGAAGGTGCACCAGAAGAAGCAAAAACAGAACAAGGAGAAGATAAAGCTGCTGAAG AGAAAGGAGTACCTGATTTCTGGCTTATCGCACTGAAGAACAATGAAATTACAGCTGAGGAG ATAACTGAGCGAGATGAAGGAGCTCTCAAGTATCTCAAAGACATCAAGTGGAACAGGGTTGAAGAACCAAAAGGGTTCAAGCTCGAGTTTTTCTTTGATGAGAACCCTTACTTCAAGAACACAGTCTTGACCAAGACATATCACATGATTGATGAAGATGAGCCTATCCTTGAGAAGGCCATTGG GACGGAGATTGAGTGGTATCCTGGAAAATGTTTGACTCAGAAGATCCTTAAAAAGAAGCCAAAGAAGGGATCCAAAAACACAAAGCCGATCACTAAGACCGAGGAGTGTGAGAGTTTCTTCAACTTTTTCAGTCCACCTCAAGTTCCTGATGACGAGGAGGATCTTGATGATGACATG GCTGAAGAACTCCAAGCCCAAATGGAGCATGACTATGATATAGG ATCAACCATTAAAGAGAAAATTATCTCGCATGCGGTGTCATGGTTCACTGGGGAAGCTGTTGACCCAGATGACCTTGAGTTGGATGATGATGAgattgatgaagatgatgatgaggaggacgaggaagatgatgatgaagaggacgaagatgatgatgaggaggacgaggaagaagaacaaGGAAAGAAAAGCAGAAAGAAG TCATCAGCTGGGCACAAG AAGTCTGGAAGAAGTCAGCTTGCGGAAGGTCAACAAGGTGAGAGACCACCGGAGTGTAAGCAGCAGTGA
- the LOC103249144 gene encoding cytokinin dehydrogenase 2, with the protein MANLPLMITLTTVLIYLLPSCIKSSEIILPKSLNLTLLTDPSAISVASHDFGNITTVIPGGVICPSSPAEISRLLSYASNGERKFQVAARGQGHSLMGQAGVPDGVIINMTCLAGVVVSDDMKYADVAGGTLWVDVLKKTAEKGVSPVSWTDYLHVSVGGTLSNAGIGGEVFRNGPQISNVLELDVITGKGEMLACSPQLNSELFYGVLGGLGQFGIITRARIVLNHAPKRAKWFRMLYSDFTAFTKDQERLISMANDTGVDYLEGQLFMSNGVVDTSFFPQSDQSKIADLVKSHGIIYVLEVAKFYDDPTLPIIGQVVDMLTKTLSYLPGFISVHDVAYFDFLNRVKAEENKLRSLGLWEVPHPWLNLYVPKSQILDFHNGVVKDILLKQNSTSGLTLLYPSNRNKWDNRMSAMVTDEEDVVYIIGILQSATPQNVPEVESLNDSIIRVCKDSGIKIKQYLMHYTRKEDWVEHFGTKWRDFSKRKDLFDPKKLLSPGQDIF; encoded by the exons atggCTAATCTTCCTCTAATGATCACTCTAACGACGGTTCTGATTTATTTACTTCCAAGCTGTATCAAATCGTCAGAGATTATTCTACCCAAATCGTTAAACCTCACCCTCCTAACCGATCCTTCCGCCATCTCCGTCGCCTCTCACGATTTTGGAAACATCACTACCGTGATACCCGGTGGCGTGATCTGCCCTTCCTCTCCCGCTGAGATATCCCGTCTCCTCAGCTACGCCTCTAACGGAGAAAGAAAGTTCCAAGTGGCAGCTCGCGGCCAAGGCCACTCCTTAATGGGCCAAGCAGGCGTCCCCGACGGAGTCATTATCAACATGACGTGTCTCGCTGGCGTAGTGGTTTCCGATGACATGAAGTATGCTGACGTGGCCGGTGGGACGTTATGGGTTGACGTGCTGAAAAAGACAGCGGAGAAAGGCGTTTCGCCGGTTTCTTGGACGGATTATTTGCATGTTAGCGTCGGAGGAACACTGTCAAATGCTGGAATCGGCGGTGAAGTCTTTAGAAACGGTCCTCAGATTAGTAACGTCCTTGAGTTGGACGTTATAACTG ggAAAGGTGAAATGTTAGCATGCTCGCCACAGTTAAACTCAGAGTTGTTCTATGGAGTTTTAGGAGGTTTGGGACAATTTGGAATAATCACGAGAGCCAGAATTGTTTTGAACCATGCACCTAAAAGG GCGAAATGGTTTCGAATGCTGTACAGTGACTTCACAGCTTTTACAAAGGACCAAGAACGTTTGATATCAATGGCCAATGATACTGGAGTTGACTATTTAGAAGGTCAACTATTCATGTCAAACGGCGTGGTAGACACCTCTTTTTTTCCACAGTCTGATCAATCTAAAATCGCTGATTTAGTGAAGAGCCACGGTATCATATATGTTCTTGAAGTAGCCAAATTTTATGATGATCCTACACTTCCCATCATTGGCCAG GTGGTTGACATGTTAACTAAAACCCTAAGTTACCTGCCCGGGTTCATATCCGTGCACGACGTGGCCTACTTCGATTTCTTGAACCGTGTAAAAGCCGAAGAAAATAAACTCAGATCTTTGGGTTTATGGGAAGTTCCTCATCCATGGCTTAACCTCTACGTCCCTAAGTCTCAGATACTCGATTTCCATAACGGTGTTGTCAAAGACATTCTTCTCAAGCAGAACTCGACCTCTGGCCTTACTCTCCTGTATCCCTCAAACCGAAACAA ATGGGACAATCGTATGTCGGCGATGGTAACAGATGAAGAAGATGTAGTCTATATAATCGGAATACTACAATCAGCTACCCCACAGAATGTGCCAGAAGTGGAAAGCTTAAACGACAGTATAATTAGGGTTTGCAAGGACTCTGGCATTAAGATTAAGCAGTACCTGATGCATTACACCAGAAAAGAAGATTGGGTTGAGCATTTTGGAACGAAGTGGAGGGATTTTTCGAAGAGGAAAGATCTGTTTGATCCCAAGAAACTTCTATCTCCAGGACAAGATATCTTTTGA
- the LOC103837960 gene encoding nucleosome assembly protein 1;2 isoform X2 yields the protein MSSDKDNNLNMSDLTAALNEEDRAGLVNALKNKLQSLAGQHSDVLENLSPAVRKRVEVLRDIQNQHDEIEAKFFEERAALEAKYQKLYQPFYTKRYEIVTGVVEVEGAPEEAKTEQGEDKAAEEKGVPDFWLIALKNNEITAEEITERDEGALKYLKDIKWNRVEEPKGFKLEFFFDENPYFKNTVLTKTYHMIDEDEPILEKAIGTEIEWYPGKCLTQKILKKKPKKGSKNTKPITKTEECESFFNFFSPPQVPDDEEDLDDDMAEELQAQMEHDYDIGSTIKEKIISHAVSWFTGEAVDPDDLELDDDEIDEDDDEEDEEDDDEEDEDDDEEDEEEEQGKKSRKKKSGRSQLAEGQQGERPPECKQQ from the exons ATGAGCAGCGACAAGGACAACAACTTGAACATGTCTGATCTCACTGCCG CTCTTAACGAGGAGGATCGAGCGGGGCTTGTCAACGCTCTTAAG AACAAGTTGCAGAGTTTGGCTGGACAACACTCAGATGTCCTTGAGAACTTGAGTCCTGCTGTCAGGAAGCGTGTTGAGGTTCTTAGAGACATTCAG AACCAACATGATGAAATTGAAGCAAAGTTTTTCGAGGAGAGAGCAGCCCTAGAAGCTAAATATCAGAAATTGTATCAGCCTTTCTATACCAAG CGATATGAGATTGTCACCGGAGTGGTTGAAGTTGAAGGTGCACCAGAAGAAGCAAAAACAGAACAAGGAGAAGATAAAGCTGCTGAAG AGAAAGGAGTACCTGATTTCTGGCTTATCGCACTGAAGAACAATGAAATTACAGCTGAGGAG ATAACTGAGCGAGATGAAGGAGCTCTCAAGTATCTCAAAGACATCAAGTGGAACAGGGTTGAAGAACCAAAAGGGTTCAAGCTCGAGTTTTTCTTTGATGAGAACCCTTACTTCAAGAACACAGTCTTGACCAAGACATATCACATGATTGATGAAGATGAGCCTATCCTTGAGAAGGCCATTGG GACGGAGATTGAGTGGTATCCTGGAAAATGTTTGACTCAGAAGATCCTTAAAAAGAAGCCAAAGAAGGGATCCAAAAACACAAAGCCGATCACTAAGACCGAGGAGTGTGAGAGTTTCTTCAACTTTTTCAGTCCACCTCAAGTTCCTGATGACGAGGAGGATCTTGATGATGACATG GCTGAAGAACTCCAAGCCCAAATGGAGCATGACTATGATATAGG ATCAACCATTAAAGAGAAAATTATCTCGCATGCGGTGTCATGGTTCACTGGGGAAGCTGTTGACCCAGATGACCTTGAGTTGGATGATGATGAgattgatgaagatgatgatgaggaggacgaggaagatgatgatgaagaggacgaagatgatgatgaggaggacgaggaagaagaacaaGGAAAGAAAAGCAGAAAGAAG AAGTCTGGAAGAAGTCAGCTTGCGGAAGGTCAACAAGGTGAGAGACCACCGGAGTGTAAGCAGCAGTGA